The following are from one region of the Granulicella aggregans genome:
- a CDS encoding metallophosphatase domain-containing protein, with amino-acid sequence MRLVVLSDTHGQHDKITDVPEGDILIHAGDFMNSGTDLLEIISFNRWLGEQPFRHRVVCAGNHDKYFESDPGTARALLMNAHYLENSEITIEGIRLWGSPYTPEFFHWAFMYPRGTAAARYWDSIPEHLDVLITHGPPLGILDQTAPQTLHLGCAELLDAVWSKKPKVHLFGHIHGGAGELERDGIRFVNAAYLNERYKPSHPGGKIHLIDL; translated from the coding sequence ATGCGACTTGTAGTTCTTTCCGACACACACGGTCAACACGACAAGATCACAGATGTCCCTGAAGGGGACATCTTGATCCATGCCGGGGATTTCATGAACTCTGGCACAGACCTGTTGGAGATCATCTCTTTTAATCGTTGGTTAGGAGAGCAGCCGTTCAGGCATCGTGTGGTGTGCGCGGGAAATCACGACAAGTATTTCGAGTCTGATCCGGGAACGGCGAGAGCGCTGCTCATGAATGCGCACTATTTGGAGAACTCGGAAATCACGATTGAGGGGATCCGACTCTGGGGTTCACCGTACACTCCAGAGTTCTTTCATTGGGCCTTCATGTATCCTCGCGGAACTGCTGCTGCGAGGTATTGGGACAGCATTCCCGAACATCTCGACGTGCTGATAACCCACGGGCCGCCGTTAGGAATTCTCGATCAGACCGCGCCTCAAACGTTACATCTCGGATGCGCCGAGCTGCTCGATGCCGTTTGGAGCAAGAAGCCAAAGGTCCACCTATTTGGGCATATTCATGGTGGCGCAGGCGAGTTAGAACGCGATGGCATCCGTTTCGTAAACGCGGCATACCTGAATGAGCGCTATAAGCCCAGTCATCCCGGGGGCAAGATTCACTTGATCGACCTTTAG
- a CDS encoding type II toxin-antitoxin system HipA family toxin — translation MAAIETVEVYLDADQTAEPNLMGTLHCQRSGKGELFSFKYAKAWLDQAEAFAFDPDLTLGEGHQYPSADRSNFGIFTDSSPDRWGRVLMQRRENARARHEGVRPRTLTEWDFLLGVHDETRLGALRFKRPGGPYVDSDTRFAAPPLTSLRELQAASLQFERHLNDEEHPDYAKWLAQLIAPGSSLGGARPKASVRDEKGALCIAKFPSRQDTRDIGAWELVAHSLARKSGIQVPDARALHYAESAFTTFLVERFDRTARGGRIAFVSAMTLTQRKDGEAGASYLELVDLLQSRGADTLADCEQLFRRVLLNIRIHNTDDHLRNHGFFVDAQGIRLSPAYDINPSVDRNQLSLAIDETESVCETSVAMAAYKAYGISSAQANAALESVEAAVAEWRTEATRFRIPRAEQELMAAAFE, via the coding sequence ATGGCGGCTATAGAGACGGTCGAGGTCTATCTGGATGCCGACCAAACAGCCGAGCCAAATCTTATGGGAACGCTCCACTGTCAGCGGAGCGGTAAGGGGGAACTCTTTTCTTTCAAGTACGCTAAGGCCTGGCTTGATCAGGCGGAGGCCTTTGCCTTTGACCCTGACCTCACACTAGGCGAAGGTCATCAGTATCCGTCTGCGGATCGATCGAACTTCGGCATCTTCACCGATTCGTCCCCGGACCGCTGGGGACGCGTACTTATGCAGCGCCGGGAAAATGCCCGTGCGCGTCATGAAGGAGTTCGTCCACGGACGCTGACGGAGTGGGATTTCCTGTTGGGCGTCCACGACGAAACGCGACTCGGCGCACTGCGATTCAAACGGCCAGGCGGGCCTTACGTGGATAGCGATACAAGATTCGCCGCGCCGCCTCTGACATCGTTGCGGGAGTTGCAAGCGGCGAGCCTTCAGTTTGAGCGGCACTTGAACGACGAGGAACATCCCGACTACGCGAAGTGGCTCGCTCAGCTTATAGCCCCTGGCAGCTCTCTCGGAGGAGCGCGTCCCAAAGCTTCCGTCCGAGATGAAAAGGGAGCCCTCTGCATAGCCAAGTTCCCGAGCCGCCAAGACACGCGAGATATCGGAGCTTGGGAGCTGGTGGCCCATTCACTTGCGCGTAAATCAGGTATCCAAGTTCCAGACGCCAGAGCACTCCATTACGCAGAGAGTGCATTCACGACCTTTCTTGTTGAACGGTTTGATCGCACGGCGAGAGGGGGGCGTATTGCTTTCGTTTCAGCGATGACTCTCACACAGCGCAAGGATGGAGAAGCAGGAGCGAGCTATCTTGAGCTCGTTGATCTTCTCCAATCCAGAGGTGCCGATACCCTGGCTGATTGCGAGCAACTGTTCCGTCGAGTTCTGCTGAACATACGCATTCACAATACAGACGACCATCTACGCAATCACGGCTTTTTCGTTGATGCGCAGGGGATTCGTCTTTCGCCGGCTTACGACATCAATCCTTCGGTCGATCGCAATCAGCTTTCACTTGCCATTGACGAAACAGAGAGCGTATGTGAAACTTCCGTGGCTATGGCTGCCTACAAGGCCTACGGAATCTCCTCCGCACAAGCGAATGCAGCGCTAGAGTCTGTCGAAGCGGCTGTGGCGGAATGGAGAACAGAGGCGACCAGGTTCCGAATCCCTAGAGCCGAGCAGGAGCTTATGGCAGCCGCGTTCGAATAG
- a CDS encoding RloB family protein — translation MAKSKPWTRGPKKRAAEGTRKRRRVLIYCEDSKSSADYLNCFPTNGQRVEVKVVGTGMNTDSLIKAAVKAKQKAITAKESYSEVWCVFDRDSFPLKNYAAAFSLAKANNIELAWTNEAFELWYLLHFDYIDAAISRKDYAKMLADRGLVYEKADGAFYEKIKNRQEIAIRNAKKLERYWNETNCPSPERENPSTRVHVLVELLIELAELD, via the coding sequence ATGGCGAAAAGTAAGCCATGGACACGTGGCCCTAAGAAGCGGGCTGCAGAAGGCACGCGAAAGCGGCGTCGTGTGCTCATTTATTGCGAAGACAGTAAGAGTTCGGCGGATTATCTGAATTGTTTTCCAACGAACGGTCAGCGCGTAGAAGTTAAAGTCGTTGGAACGGGAATGAATACCGACAGCTTGATCAAAGCTGCCGTCAAGGCAAAACAAAAAGCCATTACCGCCAAAGAATCCTATAGCGAAGTGTGGTGTGTCTTTGACCGAGATAGTTTTCCTCTCAAAAATTATGCTGCCGCATTCTCCCTTGCCAAAGCCAATAATATTGAGCTTGCTTGGACAAACGAAGCATTCGAACTCTGGTATCTTCTTCACTTCGATTACATCGACGCAGCAATCAGCCGAAAAGACTATGCAAAAATGCTCGCAGATCGAGGTCTTGTCTACGAAAAAGCTGATGGAGCTTTCTACGAAAAGATTAAAAACCGTCAAGAGATCGCGATCAGAAACGCCAAGAAATTGGAGCGGTACTGGAACGAGACGAACTGTCCATCCCCCGAGCGGGAAAATCCATCAACTCGCGTCCATGTGCTGGTCGAACTCCTCATTGAACTGGCTGAGTTGGATTGA
- a CDS encoding AAA family ATPase, whose amino-acid sequence MLLQFTVANFKSFMERTTLSLEATSDDWLEEDNVVHLKKPDLRLVRAAAIYGPNAGGKSNLIDALTTFRSLVLGSSKDSQQGESLPVVPFRLSAKTEKEPTFFEAIFLKDETRYRYGFEATANAVISEWLFRQKDSIRETCLFTREAKTITSKEAFREGKGLEQRTRSNALFLSVVAQFNGEISGEVVEHIANCRVITGLEDAGYMSFTAGLLDDNVYGRQIRDLVRNADFGIENVKRQDIDRETYLASIPKSLPQPVRDMLAHDSSGATTILAVHQKFNAKGKAVGTVEFDFAGEEESAGTRQFLALAGPFLHTLREGSVLVVDELDARLHPNLTKRLVSLFNSSANQKNAQLIFATHDQGLLNQRRIRRDQIWFAEKNSLGASELFSLAQIPGVRKDSNFEKEYLLGQFGGVPNLAGFPKVIFNGEK is encoded by the coding sequence ATGCTTCTGCAGTTCACTGTGGCGAATTTCAAGTCTTTTATGGAGCGGACAACGCTCTCCCTTGAGGCTACGAGCGACGACTGGCTGGAAGAAGACAATGTTGTCCATCTCAAGAAGCCAGATCTTCGACTCGTTCGAGCTGCAGCCATCTACGGCCCAAACGCTGGTGGAAAATCGAATCTCATCGACGCCCTTACGACGTTCCGTAGTTTAGTGCTCGGGTCATCAAAGGACTCGCAGCAAGGCGAATCTCTCCCAGTCGTGCCATTCCGCCTTAGCGCAAAAACTGAGAAGGAGCCGACCTTCTTTGAAGCCATCTTTCTGAAAGATGAAACACGCTACCGGTACGGCTTTGAGGCGACAGCGAACGCAGTGATCTCCGAATGGTTATTTCGGCAGAAGGATTCCATACGTGAAACTTGCTTGTTTACGCGTGAAGCAAAGACAATTACTTCTAAAGAGGCATTTCGAGAAGGAAAGGGTCTAGAACAACGGACTCGTTCGAATGCGCTCTTTCTATCCGTAGTGGCTCAATTCAACGGGGAAATCTCTGGCGAAGTTGTTGAGCACATAGCGAACTGTCGAGTAATTACGGGGCTCGAGGATGCCGGGTACATGAGCTTCACAGCAGGGTTACTCGATGACAACGTATATGGTAGGCAGATTCGTGACCTCGTTCGGAATGCAGATTTCGGTATAGAGAACGTGAAGCGGCAGGATATAGATCGTGAAACATATCTGGCATCGATCCCCAAGAGTCTGCCGCAACCCGTCCGCGATATGCTCGCACATGACTCTTCAGGTGCGACCACCATCCTCGCTGTGCATCAGAAGTTCAATGCGAAAGGAAAGGCTGTCGGGACAGTTGAATTTGATTTCGCCGGGGAGGAAGAGTCTGCCGGTACTCGTCAATTCCTCGCATTAGCTGGTCCGTTCTTGCATACCCTCCGCGAAGGTTCCGTACTGGTAGTAGACGAACTCGATGCACGTCTGCACCCCAATTTAACCAAACGCCTCGTCAGTTTATTTAACAGTTCCGCGAATCAGAAGAATGCTCAGCTAATCTTTGCGACGCACGACCAGGGGCTTCTCAATCAACGAAGAATCCGGCGGGACCAGATATGGTTTGCTGAGAAGAATTCTCTGGGAGCTTCTGAGCTGTTCAGCCTAGCGCAAATACCGGGCGTTAGGAAAGATTCCAATTTTGAGAAGGAATATCTGCTCGGGCAATTCGGAGGCGTTCCGAATCTCGCCGGATTTCCGAAGGTCATTTTCAATGGCGAAAAGTAA
- a CDS encoding HipA domain-containing protein, with product MTVITHFWKAERIAGQLEVLCAVTRRCAGGNHGFFVDKPGIGRSPAYDINPPVDRNELSLAIDETETTCDIPVAMNAYKTYGISSAQADAALESVQAAVAGWRTEATRFRIPKAEQELMAAAFE from the coding sequence TTGACGGTCATCACGCACTTTTGGAAGGCAGAACGGATCGCTGGACAGCTTGAAGTGCTTTGTGCGGTGACCCGGCGTTGCGCTGGTGGTAACCACGGCTTCTTTGTTGATAAGCCGGGGATTGGTCGTTCGCCGGCTTACGACATCAACCCTCCGGTTGATCGCAATGAGCTTTCACTTGCCATCGACGAAACAGAAACCACATGTGATATTCCGGTGGCCATGAACGCCTACAAGACCTACGGTATCTCCTCCGCTCAAGCGGACGCAGCGCTAGAGTCTGTTCAAGCAGCCGTGGCGGGATGGAGAACAGAGGCGACCAGGTTCCGAATCCCCAAAGCCGAGCAGGAGCTTATGGCAGCCGCGTTCGAATAG
- a CDS encoding TetR/AcrR family transcriptional regulator translates to MAHRIVSDEVFLATALDLFRTYGFEGVSLKQLADATGLEKASLYYRYPGGKDAIAMAIAGGVVTWLQVNVFDPLVGSGSPRKRVSFVAERLREFYVGGSKSCVMEALSIRGGSEELQLALKEAMQALGNAFTQIAKESGHGLAAARSKAEDAIVRLEGSLILARVLGDTACFERMLKRLPDLLTTP, encoded by the coding sequence ATGGCACACCGTATCGTCAGTGACGAAGTCTTTCTTGCAACGGCGCTAGATCTGTTTCGCACCTACGGATTTGAAGGCGTGAGCCTGAAGCAACTTGCGGACGCGACCGGGCTGGAGAAGGCGAGCCTGTACTACCGCTATCCCGGCGGTAAGGATGCGATCGCGATGGCGATCGCGGGTGGCGTCGTGACGTGGCTTCAGGTCAACGTCTTCGACCCACTGGTTGGAAGCGGATCACCACGCAAGCGCGTGTCGTTCGTCGCGGAGAGACTGCGAGAGTTTTATGTTGGGGGATCAAAGTCCTGTGTGATGGAAGCTCTTTCGATTCGGGGAGGTTCCGAGGAGTTGCAGCTCGCTCTCAAGGAGGCGATGCAAGCTTTGGGGAACGCTTTTACGCAGATCGCAAAGGAGAGCGGACACGGTTTGGCGGCGGCGCGGTCGAAAGCTGAGGACGCCATCGTTCGCCTTGAAGGTTCCCTCATCCTCGCGAGGGTCCTGGGAGATACGGCATGCTTCGAACGCATGCTGAAAAGACTCCCCGACCTATTAACCACGCCGTAA
- a CDS encoding carboxymuconolactone decarboxylase family protein: MSRLKSIDPAAATGKAKKLLDAVKGKLGMVPNMTRVMASSPAVLESYLNFSGALAGGLLDAKTREKLALLTAQENSCDYCLSAHTAIGKMIGLKAEEIVASRQGKSSDPKTTAALTFATQVLDAKGQINDAELAAVRDAGLTDGEIAEIIAHVALNVFTNYFNIAAGVDIDFPKVSHAEAA, encoded by the coding sequence ATGTCACGTTTGAAATCGATAGACCCCGCAGCCGCTACCGGCAAAGCCAAGAAACTGCTGGACGCAGTGAAAGGCAAACTCGGCATGGTGCCGAACATGACCAGAGTCATGGCCAGCTCGCCGGCAGTGTTGGAATCGTACCTCAACTTCAGCGGAGCGCTCGCCGGTGGACTCCTGGACGCCAAAACGCGCGAGAAGCTTGCGTTGCTGACGGCACAGGAAAACAGTTGCGACTACTGCTTGTCCGCGCATACGGCTATCGGCAAGATGATCGGACTCAAGGCTGAAGAGATCGTCGCCAGCCGCCAGGGAAAGAGCAGCGATCCCAAGACGACTGCCGCGCTGACCTTCGCAACGCAGGTCCTGGACGCGAAGGGCCAGATCAACGACGCCGAGCTCGCCGCGGTGCGTGACGCAGGTCTCACTGACGGTGAGATCGCCGAGATCATTGCCCATGTCGCACTCAACGTCTTCACCAACTACTTCAACATCGCGGCTGGTGTGGACATCGACTTCCCGAAGGTATCGCACGCGGAAGCCGCCTGA
- a CDS encoding arsenic transporter → MIPIEIAHVVLPLIVAVSIALMLTRPRGIPEVWWISGGVLLLIVLRLESLESTGQAVAKGTDVYLFLIGMMLLSALAREQGVFDWVASAAVRGANGSCSRLFLLVYGAGTLVTIFMSNDATAVVLTPAILTAVRKAKVSPLPYLFVCALIANAASFVLPISNPANLVVFHTGMPALGTWLADFAVPSLLSIVATFFVMRVLFRDDLCKSIDCEVEDVELSGNGKLVLAGLAVMICVLLTASAFKRDLGLPTCLAAFVIAAVVSMKARSNPLKLASEISWATLLLVAGLFVMVDAVESQGALILTQHWLTWASHLEQNVGALVVGFVVGVANNLVNNLPLGLIAGGTIDAAHTKGLMANAVLIGVDLGPNLSVTGSLATILWLLALRGDSAEDASVEKVDVSFWKFLKMGAVAMPVALFAALGGAILMNMLVGQH, encoded by the coding sequence ATGATCCCGATAGAAATTGCGCACGTTGTGCTGCCTCTGATTGTCGCCGTCAGCATCGCTCTGATGTTGACTCGCCCGCGTGGAATTCCGGAAGTCTGGTGGATCTCGGGCGGAGTATTGCTCTTGATTGTGCTTCGGCTGGAATCGCTGGAGTCAACTGGACAGGCCGTCGCCAAAGGCACCGACGTCTACCTGTTCCTGATCGGCATGATGCTCCTGAGTGCTCTTGCAAGGGAGCAGGGAGTCTTCGACTGGGTCGCATCCGCAGCGGTCCGCGGGGCCAACGGTAGCTGCTCGCGTCTGTTCCTGCTTGTCTATGGAGCGGGAACGCTGGTGACCATATTCATGTCGAACGATGCCACCGCAGTCGTCCTGACTCCTGCGATTCTGACGGCGGTGCGAAAGGCAAAGGTTTCTCCACTTCCTTACCTGTTTGTATGTGCGTTGATTGCGAACGCCGCGAGCTTTGTACTGCCGATCTCAAACCCTGCAAATCTGGTGGTCTTTCATACCGGCATGCCCGCGCTTGGCACTTGGTTGGCCGATTTTGCAGTCCCATCGCTGCTCTCGATCGTTGCAACGTTTTTCGTCATGCGTGTTCTCTTTCGAGATGACCTTTGCAAGAGCATCGATTGCGAAGTTGAGGATGTGGAACTGAGCGGCAACGGCAAGCTGGTTCTTGCGGGCCTGGCCGTTATGATCTGCGTCCTCTTGACTGCGTCCGCGTTCAAAAGAGATCTGGGACTGCCCACTTGCCTCGCAGCGTTTGTGATTGCTGCAGTGGTCTCCATGAAGGCAAGAAGCAACCCCCTCAAGCTGGCAAGCGAGATTAGCTGGGCTACCTTACTCCTTGTCGCTGGCCTGTTTGTCATGGTCGATGCTGTCGAGAGTCAGGGAGCATTGATCCTGACCCAACATTGGCTTACCTGGGCGTCACACCTGGAACAGAACGTCGGTGCATTGGTCGTCGGGTTCGTAGTGGGCGTAGCGAACAACCTGGTGAACAACCTGCCCCTGGGGCTGATTGCGGGCGGTACGATCGATGCCGCTCATACGAAGGGATTGATGGCCAATGCCGTTCTGATCGGCGTGGATCTGGGACCAAACCTTTCGGTCACCGGGTCGCTGGCTACGATTCTCTGGCTGCTTGCACTTCGCGGAGACTCTGCCGAAGACGCAAGCGTGGAGAAGGTCGATGTGAGCTTTTGGAAGTTTTTGAAAATGGGTGCAGTCGCAATGCCTGTGGCTCTATTTGCGGCTCTGGGCGGAGCGATCCTGATGAACATGCTGGTTGGACAGCACTAA
- a CDS encoding cupredoxin domain-containing protein, with amino-acid sequence MSLASGLATAQSNFSPNSQGELRLHLVSPQSATHRPVPAVAWLEPLTPNPSLSAPPHGHATLLQKNRMFVPHLQVIPVGTVVQFPNADPFFHNVFSLFNGKRFDLGLYEAGSSKSVTFSREGVSYIFCNIHPEMSAVILSLSTPFYALADQRDAFVLPRIPAGDYTLHIWIEGVPQTVTEQLSRRVRLSGASVDLGALVVPNIPNGIETHSNKFGNQYDPGIKSPYGP; translated from the coding sequence ATGAGCCTGGCATCCGGGTTGGCTACCGCCCAATCCAATTTTTCGCCAAACTCGCAAGGAGAGCTCCGACTGCATCTCGTCTCGCCTCAGTCTGCCACGCATCGCCCGGTGCCAGCGGTCGCCTGGCTGGAACCTTTGACACCGAACCCATCGCTTAGCGCACCGCCCCATGGCCACGCCACGTTGTTGCAGAAGAACCGCATGTTCGTGCCGCATCTGCAGGTCATTCCCGTGGGCACAGTCGTCCAGTTTCCTAACGCCGATCCCTTTTTCCACAATGTCTTCTCGCTCTTTAATGGCAAGCGCTTTGATCTAGGCCTCTACGAGGCCGGCTCGAGTAAGTCAGTGACCTTCTCGCGTGAGGGCGTCTCCTACATCTTCTGCAATATTCATCCGGAGATGAGCGCGGTCATACTGTCACTTTCAACGCCGTTTTACGCTCTCGCGGACCAGAGGGACGCCTTCGTTCTCCCCAGAATTCCGGCCGGCGATTACACTCTTCATATCTGGATAGAAGGCGTGCCGCAGACGGTCACAGAGCAGCTTTCGCGTCGGGTGCGCCTGTCGGGCGCAAGTGTCGATCTTGGGGCACTGGTGGTTCCCAACATCCCAAACGGGATCGAAACTCACAGCAACAAGTTCGGCAACCAGTACGATCCCGGCATCAAATCACCTTACGGTCCCTAA